A part of Planococcus sp. MB-3u-03 genomic DNA contains:
- a CDS encoding biotin-dependent carboxyltransferase family protein gives MLNIRKSGLQTAVQDLGRTGFQRYGVIASGVMDPFAHRIANLLAGNAETSPTLEIALSGPIIEFDADHFIAICGGDLSPSLNGEPLAMWRGHFVPKGSVLSFGEPKRGARSYLAVAGSFDVPAVMDSHSTYLRAGIGGFQGRALKNGDSLKTLPISPQRLDALKNQNAQTPDWLIPPARYHEEPIVRMMPGRQYALFNEASRLRIFEETFTVSANSDRMGYRLEGPELALEKQEELISEAVAFGSVQVPADGNPIVLLADRQTTGGYPKIGQVASVDLPLISQLKPGESLKFRHISADDAQQLYIEQEQQIRQLKIAIQMKREEWT, from the coding sequence ATGCTGAACATTCGTAAAAGCGGGCTGCAGACAGCGGTCCAGGACCTCGGCCGAACAGGTTTCCAGCGCTACGGTGTCATCGCAAGCGGTGTCATGGACCCGTTTGCCCACCGCATCGCCAATTTGCTCGCGGGCAACGCGGAAACGTCCCCGACCTTGGAGATTGCCTTATCCGGGCCGATCATCGAGTTCGACGCCGACCATTTCATCGCCATTTGCGGAGGCGACCTATCCCCTTCGCTTAACGGCGAACCACTGGCCATGTGGCGCGGCCATTTCGTCCCAAAAGGCAGCGTCTTGTCGTTCGGCGAACCGAAACGCGGCGCCCGCAGTTATTTGGCGGTAGCCGGCAGTTTTGACGTTCCGGCCGTCATGGACAGCCACTCGACCTATTTACGGGCAGGCATCGGCGGCTTCCAGGGACGCGCGCTGAAAAATGGCGACAGTTTAAAGACCTTACCCATTTCGCCTCAGCGCCTAGATGCCTTGAAAAACCAGAATGCCCAAACGCCTGATTGGCTCATTCCCCCTGCCCGCTACCACGAGGAGCCGATTGTCCGGATGATGCCAGGCCGGCAGTACGCACTCTTTAATGAAGCGAGCCGCTTGCGCATATTCGAGGAAACCTTCACCGTCTCTGCCAATTCAGACCGGATGGGCTATCGCCTGGAGGGGCCTGAACTGGCGCTCGAAAAGCAGGAAGAATTGATTTCGGAAGCGGTTGCGTTCGGCTCTGTGCAAGTGCCGGCAGACGGCAACCCGATCGTCTTGCTCGCCGACCGCCAAACGACCGGCGGCTATCCGAAAATCGGCCAAGTCGCATCGGTCGACTTGCCGCTGATCAGCCAATTAAAACCCGGCGAATCGCTGAAGTTCCGCCACATATCCGCGGACGATGCACAACAACTTTATATCGAACAAGAACAGCAGATCCGCCAATTGAAGATCGCCATCCAAATGAAACGGGAGGAATGGACATGA
- the pxpB gene encoding 5-oxoprolinase subunit PxpB: protein MEFTFSPLSEQALVIETGTIINKESEQAVRKLSSLLEKQTPDWLVEFIPAFTTVTVFYDPCQIRQAEVEQELRLLAAHLDEVEAPTPRQIEIPVCYGGDFGPDLSFVAEHNGLTEEEVIKIHTSGVYSVHMIGFAPGFPFIGGMSEKIAAPRRKSPRLRIPERTVGIAGMQTGVYPIETPGGWQLIGRTPLRLFVPEQDIPSLLRAGDEIRFTQIDEAEYRKQEAKRDAEHS from the coding sequence TTGGAATTCACATTTTCCCCGCTCAGTGAACAGGCGCTGGTCATCGAAACCGGTACCATCATCAATAAAGAGTCGGAACAAGCAGTACGCAAACTGTCTTCTCTTCTGGAAAAGCAAACACCGGATTGGCTGGTTGAATTCATCCCGGCATTCACGACAGTGACTGTTTTTTACGACCCATGCCAGATCAGGCAAGCAGAAGTTGAACAGGAATTGCGGCTCCTAGCGGCCCATTTAGATGAGGTCGAAGCACCCACACCACGTCAAATCGAAATCCCGGTTTGCTATGGCGGTGATTTCGGCCCTGATCTCAGCTTTGTCGCGGAGCATAACGGCCTCACCGAAGAAGAAGTCATCAAAATCCACACGTCCGGCGTCTATAGCGTGCACATGATCGGCTTCGCCCCAGGATTTCCGTTCATCGGCGGCATGTCCGAAAAAATTGCCGCCCCACGCAGAAAGTCGCCGCGTTTGCGCATTCCTGAACGCACCGTCGGCATCGCCGGCATGCAAACCGGCGTCTATCCGATTGAAACACCGGGCGGCTGGCAATTGATCGGCCGGACGCCGCTGCGCCTGTTCGTTCCGGAACAGGACATTCCGAGCTTGCTGCGCGCAGGCGATGAAATCCGCTTCACGCAGATCGATGAAGCCGAATACCGCAAACAGGAGGCGAAGCGAGATGCTGAACATTCGTAA
- a CDS encoding transporter substrate-binding domain-containing protein, whose translation MTPKFSVAALTAAAALTLSACGSDSEETADTASAWDEIQEQGTLTVATSGALYPTSYREEGTDELTGFEVEVVREMAERLELDVEFSEMGFDEMMTSVQTGQVDIAANDIEINEDRKEKFVFSTPFKYSYGTAIVREGDLSGIETLEDLEGKKAAGASTSVYMETARSYGAEEVTYDNATNETYLRDVAIGRTDVILNDYYLQTLAIEAFPELDIVIHPTIKYRPSEGGMVMNKGNDELVENVNKAIDEMLEDGTIAELSAEFFDGADVTQPIDIEE comes from the coding sequence ATGACACCTAAGTTTTCTGTCGCCGCACTCACTGCAGCCGCAGCACTTACCTTGTCCGCGTGCGGCAGTGACAGCGAAGAAACTGCTGACACTGCAAGTGCTTGGGACGAGATTCAAGAACAAGGCACATTGACCGTTGCGACATCCGGCGCGCTTTACCCGACTTCGTACCGCGAGGAAGGCACCGATGAATTGACCGGCTTTGAAGTCGAAGTGGTCCGCGAAATGGCTGAACGCCTCGAACTTGACGTGGAATTCTCTGAAATGGGCTTTGACGAGATGATGACATCCGTCCAGACCGGCCAAGTTGATATCGCAGCGAACGATATCGAAATCAACGAAGACCGCAAGGAGAAATTCGTGTTCTCCACGCCGTTCAAATATTCATACGGTACCGCCATTGTCCGCGAAGGCGACCTTTCTGGCATCGAGACGCTCGAAGATCTCGAAGGCAAAAAAGCAGCTGGCGCTTCGACATCCGTCTATATGGAAACAGCCCGTTCTTATGGCGCTGAAGAAGTGACGTATGACAATGCAACGAACGAAACCTATTTGCGCGATGTGGCAATTGGCCGCACCGATGTCATCCTCAACGATTATTATTTGCAGACGCTTGCCATCGAAGCATTCCCGGAACTCGACATCGTCATCCATCCGACGATCAAATACCGCCCTTCTGAAGGCGGCATGGTCATGAACAAAGGCAACGATGAACTGGTCGAAAACGTCAACAAAGCAATTGATGAAATGCTAGAAGACGGCACCATCGCTGAACTTTCCGCTGAGTTCTTTGACGGCGCCGATGTGACACAGCCAATCGACATTGAAGAATAA
- a CDS encoding TetR/AcrR family transcriptional regulator, translating to MKEEEVDIIIARFESLEESKQHTIRQAALEEFAQHGYKKASTNRIVKAAGIGKGMLFYYFTSKQELYEYLVKYSLEFIQSRYLNRVDAGESDLIERLTQLARLKMEAQAENEEVFKFSAVFLQEGEAHLPKELGAKIEELKQSGYRLMYEGIDHSRFRKDADPEKVFHLIRWSIDGYQQELLARLTGQKLAEIDFAPHWEEFYAYLAILKKSFYETEEESR from the coding sequence GTGAAGGAAGAGGAGGTGGATATCATCATTGCACGATTTGAAAGTTTGGAAGAAAGCAAGCAACACACCATCCGCCAGGCAGCGCTCGAGGAGTTTGCGCAACATGGCTACAAGAAAGCGTCGACCAACCGCATCGTCAAAGCGGCAGGGATCGGCAAGGGAATGTTGTTTTATTATTTCACCAGCAAGCAGGAGCTCTACGAGTATTTGGTGAAGTATAGCCTTGAATTCATCCAAAGCCGCTATTTGAATCGAGTGGACGCAGGGGAATCAGATTTAATCGAACGGCTCACGCAACTGGCCCGCTTGAAAATGGAAGCCCAAGCGGAAAATGAAGAAGTGTTCAAGTTCTCGGCGGTTTTTTTGCAAGAAGGGGAAGCGCATTTGCCGAAAGAGCTGGGAGCGAAAATAGAGGAATTGAAGCAATCTGGCTACCGGCTTATGTATGAAGGCATCGACCATAGCCGTTTCCGAAAAGACGCGGATCCCGAGAAAGTGTTCCATTTGATCCGTTGGTCAATCGATGGCTACCAGCAGGAACTGCTTGCCAGGTTGACAGGGCAAAAACTTGCCGAGATCGATTTTGCGCCGCATTGGGAAGAATTCTATGCGTATTTGGCTATTTTGAAGAAGAGCTTTTACGAAACGGAGGAGGAATCGCGATGA
- a CDS encoding ABC transporter ATP-binding protein, whose protein sequence is MTVVKTQGLSKTFGDFKALDGVDIEVKEGEVFGFIGPNGAGKSTTLRVLLGILKASEGSAEIFGKDVWKDAVDIHKRVAYVPGDVNLWPNLTGGEVIDLFGRLRGGYDKDRRDELISRFGLDPGKKCRTYSKGNRQKVALIAAFSADADLYIFDEPTSGLDPLMERVFSEYVQEAKAQGKSILLSSHILSEVEKLCDRVAIIRKGRIIETGTLKEMRHLTGSLMFIETDKPIPDLAELRGVHRVQAFDGGWSFQVDADELDAVVRHLSAFGIKRMESRPPTLEDLFIRHYEETETGAGGGV, encoded by the coding sequence ATGACGGTCGTCAAAACACAAGGGCTCAGTAAAACCTTCGGAGATTTCAAAGCGCTGGATGGTGTCGACATCGAAGTGAAAGAGGGGGAAGTGTTCGGTTTTATCGGGCCGAACGGGGCAGGAAAGTCAACGACCTTGCGCGTCCTGCTTGGAATTTTGAAAGCATCCGAAGGCAGTGCCGAGATTTTCGGCAAAGATGTCTGGAAAGATGCGGTCGATATCCATAAACGGGTGGCGTATGTGCCGGGTGACGTCAATTTATGGCCAAACCTGACCGGCGGCGAAGTGATCGATTTGTTCGGAAGATTACGCGGCGGCTATGATAAGGACCGGCGCGATGAGTTGATCAGCCGTTTCGGGCTCGACCCGGGCAAGAAATGCCGGACCTATTCAAAAGGGAACCGCCAGAAAGTGGCGCTCATCGCCGCCTTTTCCGCAGATGCGGATCTCTATATCTTCGATGAGCCGACTTCTGGCCTCGACCCGCTCATGGAGCGCGTGTTTTCAGAATATGTCCAGGAAGCGAAAGCGCAAGGCAAGAGCATCCTATTGTCGAGCCATATCCTGTCGGAAGTGGAAAAGCTGTGTGACCGGGTAGCGATCATCCGTAAAGGGCGCATCATCGAAACCGGGACACTGAAGGAAATGCGCCATTTGACCGGATCGCTAATGTTCATCGAAACCGACAAGCCGATACCGGATTTGGCGGAGCTTCGGGGCGTACACCGTGTGCAGGCATTTGACGGGGGCTGGTCGTTCCAAGTGGACGCCGATGAACTCGACGCGGTCGTCCGTCATTTAAGTGCGTTTGGCATCAAGCGGATGGAAAGCCGGCCGCCGACGCTGGAAGATTTGTTCATCCGCCATTACGAGGAAACGGAGACAGGAGCAGGAGGTGGCGTGTGA
- a CDS encoding ABC transporter permease — MSQLFDHTWSLMRFILRRDRVRLPIWILSFVFVSAGIVLVFDNLYGDDIERQAIAETMENPAMVAMVGPNYGGADYTTGAMTAHEMLVMTAAIVALMNILLVSRHTRGDEEEGRLELVRALPVGQLSSLTAVLLVLTAVNVLLAILTGVSMAALQVESVDLHGSLLFGAALGATGLFFAALTAVFAQLTQNARATTGLSIAALLVFYMIRAIGDVMSEALSLTSPLGWILRAKPFVENLWWPVMLSVGLAVALSILALYLNSIRDHDSGFLPTRAGRTQAPATLRGPFGLAWRLQRTGLIAWAVALFILGISYGSVLGEIERFFEGIDLFQQLIVEQEGFSLIELFIPVLSSVMAILASIPAIMVMLKVKTEEKNGRMEHVIGRSVSRWRVAFSYWLLAALTAITMLFLTGSGLGLAGNAVLDEDLPLGTYIGASFVYLPAVLIMIGLALVFIGFLPSFASVIWLYLGLSFFVVYLGELLQLPDWVEKLTPYGHIPAIPLDEVNYGVLALMIAIAVLLSVVGAYGFRRRDLKT, encoded by the coding sequence ATGAGCCAGCTTTTTGACCATACATGGAGTTTGATGCGTTTTATCCTGCGGCGCGACCGCGTCCGTCTGCCGATTTGGATCTTGTCGTTCGTCTTTGTATCGGCAGGGATCGTCCTCGTCTTCGACAATTTATACGGAGATGATATCGAGCGGCAGGCCATTGCGGAAACGATGGAAAATCCAGCCATGGTCGCGATGGTCGGGCCCAATTACGGCGGGGCGGATTATACGACCGGCGCCATGACGGCACATGAAATGCTGGTCATGACCGCAGCGATTGTCGCCTTGATGAATATCCTGCTGGTCAGCCGCCATACACGCGGGGATGAAGAGGAAGGGCGGCTTGAGCTCGTCCGTGCGCTGCCGGTCGGGCAGTTGTCCAGTTTAACGGCGGTGTTGCTGGTGCTGACAGCTGTCAATGTGCTGCTTGCGATATTGACCGGTGTTTCGATGGCCGCGCTGCAAGTCGAGAGCGTCGACCTTCACGGTTCGCTCTTGTTCGGCGCAGCGCTCGGTGCGACTGGCTTGTTCTTCGCGGCGTTAACGGCCGTGTTTGCCCAGCTTACGCAAAATGCCCGCGCGACGACCGGCTTGTCGATTGCCGCTTTGCTGGTGTTTTACATGATCCGCGCGATTGGCGACGTCATGAGTGAGGCCTTGTCGCTCACTTCGCCGCTCGGCTGGATCCTGCGCGCCAAGCCGTTTGTCGAAAACTTATGGTGGCCGGTCATGCTATCGGTCGGTTTGGCGGTGGCGCTGTCTATCTTGGCGCTGTATCTGAACAGCATCCGCGATCACGACTCCGGCTTTTTGCCAACGCGCGCTGGCCGTACGCAAGCCCCGGCGACGCTCCGCGGGCCGTTCGGCTTGGCGTGGCGGCTTCAGCGTACCGGGTTGATTGCCTGGGCGGTCGCTTTGTTCATCCTGGGCATCTCGTATGGTTCGGTGCTCGGGGAAATCGAACGCTTTTTTGAAGGCATCGATTTATTTCAGCAATTGATCGTCGAGCAGGAAGGCTTTAGCTTGATCGAGCTGTTCATCCCGGTGCTGTCTTCGGTCATGGCGATTCTCGCCTCGATTCCGGCCATCATGGTGATGCTGAAAGTGAAGACGGAAGAAAAGAATGGACGTATGGAACACGTCATCGGCCGCTCGGTTTCCCGCTGGCGCGTGGCGTTCAGCTATTGGCTGCTTGCCGCGTTGACGGCGATTACGATGCTGTTCTTGACCGGTAGCGGGCTCGGCCTCGCAGGCAATGCCGTGCTCGATGAAGATCTTCCGCTTGGCACGTACATCGGCGCTTCGTTCGTGTATTTGCCGGCAGTGTTGATCATGATCGGTTTAGCGCTCGTGTTCATCGGCTTTTTGCCAAGTTTTGCGAGCGTTATCTGGCTCTACTTAGGTCTATCGTTTTTCGTTGTCTATTTGGGCGAGCTGTTGCAGCTTCCGGATTGGGTGGAAAAGCTGACGCCTTACGGACATATTCCAGCAATTCCACTGGATGAGGTCAATTACGGCGTGCTCGCGCTGATGATTGCAATCGCTGTTCTCCTGTCTGTTGTGGGGGCCTATGGTTTCCGACGGCGTGATTTGAAAACTTAA
- a CDS encoding VOC family protein, with amino-acid sequence MTQTITTFLLFQGQAEEAMKLYTSIFKNSHIDSVKHREDGKVERASFTLAGTEYMCIDSPIPHEFTFTPAVSLFVQVDDEAQFDKVFSALSEDGKVLMEPGDYGFSRKFGWCNDRFGVSWQVTIN; translated from the coding sequence ATGACTCAAACGATTACGACATTTTTATTGTTTCAAGGGCAAGCAGAAGAGGCGATGAAACTGTATACTTCCATTTTCAAAAATTCCCATATCGATTCAGTGAAGCATCGGGAGGATGGTAAAGTAGAGCGAGCGAGCTTTACGTTGGCAGGCACCGAATACATGTGCATCGATAGCCCGATTCCGCATGAGTTCACTTTTACGCCTGCTGTGTCGCTATTTGTCCAAGTGGATGATGAAGCGCAATTCGATAAAGTCTTTAGTGCTTTAAGCGAAGATGGAAAAGTACTGATGGAACCTGGCGATTACGGCTTCAGCCGGAAATTTGGCTGGTGCAATGACCGCTTCGGCGTATCCTGGCAAGTGACGATCAACTAG
- a CDS encoding LrgB family protein, with product MAFTPAAIVFSVLTVATYVIANFVYLRFRKTPLNPVITATVALVAILILFDVPYETYMEGGDWVAAFLGPAVVALAVPLYKHRELLQKNLVPIAAGIVAGVIAGLVSGTLFTRWLGFTEELILTVLPKSLTTPVAMQVASTIGGIPSLAAVFVMVAGFTGILLGPYLLHLLNIDSPIGRGIGLGASAHGLGTAKAFEYGPEDASMSSVAMTLAAVLGALLSPLAAWLLL from the coding sequence ATGGCATTCACTCCCGCAGCCATTGTGTTCTCCGTCCTGACCGTAGCGACTTACGTTATCGCTAATTTCGTGTACCTGCGCTTTCGTAAAACGCCCTTGAATCCGGTCATCACAGCGACGGTAGCGCTCGTGGCCATTTTGATCCTGTTCGATGTCCCTTATGAAACCTATATGGAAGGCGGCGACTGGGTGGCGGCTTTTCTCGGCCCGGCTGTCGTCGCGCTTGCCGTCCCGCTCTATAAGCATCGTGAATTGCTCCAGAAAAACCTGGTCCCGATCGCTGCCGGAATTGTCGCCGGCGTCATTGCAGGTCTTGTCAGCGGCACCTTGTTTACACGCTGGCTTGGTTTTACGGAAGAATTGATCTTGACGGTCTTGCCGAAATCATTGACCACCCCTGTCGCCATGCAAGTCGCCTCAACCATCGGCGGCATTCCATCGCTGGCTGCCGTATTCGTCATGGTCGCCGGCTTCACGGGCATCCTGCTCGGGCCGTATTTGCTGCACTTATTGAACATCGACTCCCCGATCGGGCGCGGCATCGGCCTCGGCGCTTCTGCCCACGGGCTTGGCACAGCCAAAGCGTTCGAATACGGCCCGGAAGATGCTTCGATGAGTTCTGTCGCGATGACCTTGGCCGCCGTTCTTGGCGCCTTGCTCAGCCCGCTCGCTGCCTGGCTGCTGCTTTAA
- a CDS encoding CidA/LrgA family protein — protein MKIVRIILQLLVLYGFLLIGEAIQALLQLPMPGSIIGFLLLFSALLLKIYPLEWIDAGATFLLSFLSLYFIPATVGVVDYGPLFSGKGVLLLPIVIISTLITMAAAGFASQYIANRSAAQKEES, from the coding sequence ATGAAGATCGTACGCATCATTTTGCAATTGCTTGTCCTGTACGGATTTTTGCTGATCGGCGAAGCCATTCAAGCTTTGCTCCAGTTGCCGATGCCCGGAAGCATCATCGGCTTTTTGCTATTGTTCAGCGCTTTATTGCTGAAAATCTATCCACTGGAATGGATAGACGCTGGCGCTACTTTTTTATTAAGTTTTCTTTCCTTATATTTTATTCCGGCAACGGTCGGCGTCGTTGACTACGGCCCCTTGTTTTCCGGAAAAGGCGTGTTGCTGCTGCCGATCGTGATCATCAGTACGCTCATCACGATGGCGGCTGCCGGCTTTGCAAGCCAGTACATTGCGAATCGAAGCGCAGCGCAAAAGGAGGAATCGTAA
- the brnQ gene encoding branched-chain amino acid transport system II carrier protein — MDSKLSMKAYLIMGTMLFALFFGAGNLIFPAQLGQYAGENVWVAMAGFLTTGVGLPLLGILAIGFSKSRDLQDLSSRVHPVYGLLFTAALYLTIGPFFALPRTAAVSYEVGIVPFIGDGSITIGLIVFSLIFYVVSLLLSLNPTQMVDSIGKFLAPAILIVLGVLLVAAFISPMGEAGPAQDGYASGAFLTGFTEGYNTMDALASLVFGIIVISAVQKMGVTSSKGLLKATLLSGAVAAGLLAVVYTGIAFLGATSTSQLGLLETGGPVLSGASEHYFGTFGAMLLAVIIILACLTTAVGLTVATSEFFHKLTPGISYRTYVFIFTIFSLVVTNAGLSNIITYSIPVLMFLYPLAIVLIMLAFMSPLFNHSRIVYVSAIGVTFFIAIVDGLKTLTGSLGIENPAWLQSIIDFYAEVLPLYGDGLGWLVPALAAIIISGVATRLKNRGEAESPALTNR; from the coding sequence ATGGACAGCAAATTATCGATGAAGGCTTATCTTATCATGGGGACAATGCTTTTCGCATTGTTTTTCGGGGCAGGGAATTTGATCTTTCCGGCACAGCTCGGCCAGTACGCAGGTGAAAATGTTTGGGTGGCGATGGCTGGTTTCTTGACGACAGGGGTCGGCTTGCCGCTTCTCGGCATCTTGGCGATCGGCTTTTCGAAAAGCCGGGACTTGCAGGATCTCTCGAGCCGTGTGCATCCGGTGTACGGCTTATTGTTCACCGCCGCGCTTTATTTGACGATCGGGCCGTTTTTTGCATTGCCGCGGACAGCAGCCGTTTCTTATGAAGTGGGCATCGTGCCATTTATCGGAGACGGATCGATTACGATCGGTTTGATTGTCTTCTCGCTCATTTTTTATGTGGTTTCTTTATTGTTGTCGTTGAACCCAACGCAAATGGTCGACAGCATCGGTAAATTCCTGGCTCCGGCCATCTTGATTGTCCTTGGCGTCTTGCTGGTCGCGGCGTTCATCTCTCCGATGGGCGAGGCTGGTCCTGCACAAGACGGGTACGCAAGCGGCGCATTTTTGACCGGCTTTACGGAAGGATACAACACGATGGACGCGCTCGCTTCGCTCGTGTTCGGGATCATCGTCATTTCAGCGGTCCAGAAAATGGGCGTCACTTCATCTAAAGGCTTGCTGAAGGCGACGCTTCTCAGCGGTGCCGTGGCAGCCGGATTATTGGCTGTCGTTTACACGGGAATCGCTTTCCTTGGCGCGACCAGCACTTCTCAGCTGGGCCTTTTGGAAACTGGGGGGCCGGTTCTGAGCGGGGCTTCTGAACATTATTTCGGCACATTCGGCGCCATGCTATTGGCCGTGATCATCATCTTGGCATGCCTTACAACAGCAGTCGGCTTGACTGTCGCCACTTCAGAATTTTTCCATAAGCTGACGCCTGGCATCAGCTACCGCACCTATGTCTTTATCTTCACCATCTTTTCGTTAGTGGTAACAAACGCTGGACTTTCGAATATCATCACGTATTCCATTCCGGTATTGATGTTCTTGTATCCACTCGCAATCGTCCTGATCATGCTGGCGTTCATGTCGCCGCTTTTCAACCACAGCCGCATCGTCTACGTATCGGCTATCGGCGTGACGTTCTTCATCGCGATCGTTGACGGATTGAAAACTTTGACAGGCTCGCTCGGCATTGAAAATCCGGCTTGGCTCCAAAGCATCATCGACTTTTATGCTGAGGTCCTGCCGCTCTACGGAGACGGGCTCGGTTGGCTAGTGCCGGCTTTGGCTGCAATCATCATTTCAGGTGTAGCCACCCGTTTGAAAAACCGCGGTGAAGCGGAATCTCCAGCACTTACAAATCGCTAA
- a CDS encoding GntR family transcriptional regulator, translating into MPIPVDHTRPVRVSAKESAHLQLQQWIIDGTLQPGEKLVDTELAEALNLSRTPIREALQLLEVQGFIEMFPGKATRVTDIHIEDIKHLLPPLAVLQALAGELAIPNLTPEIFGLLEETNRKFARAIRNSDSFSALKIDEEFHQIIVDAAGNPYIDSILGQLQSHVRRQFFHHSLVLTMRSHDEHIEIIDTLKAGDAEKISHLMKSNWVRTIEDLTASKGI; encoded by the coding sequence ATGCCGATTCCTGTAGACCATACAAGGCCGGTACGCGTTTCCGCTAAAGAAAGTGCCCACTTACAATTGCAGCAATGGATCATCGACGGCACCTTACAGCCTGGTGAGAAACTGGTTGACACCGAACTCGCTGAAGCGCTCAATTTGAGCCGGACGCCGATTCGTGAAGCCCTGCAGCTTCTTGAAGTACAAGGATTCATTGAAATGTTTCCCGGCAAAGCGACACGCGTTACGGATATCCATATCGAAGACATCAAACACCTCCTGCCTCCTCTTGCTGTGCTGCAAGCACTTGCCGGTGAGCTGGCCATTCCGAATTTGACCCCTGAGATTTTTGGGCTGTTGGAAGAAACCAACCGGAAATTTGCGCGCGCCATCCGCAACAGCGATTCCTTCTCTGCTTTGAAAATCGATGAAGAATTCCATCAGATCATCGTGGATGCAGCCGGAAATCCATATATAGATTCCATTCTCGGCCAGCTTCAATCACATGTCCGCAGACAATTTTTCCACCATTCCCTAGTCTTGACGATGCGCTCCCATGACGAGCACATCGAAATCATCGACACATTGAAAGCCGGAGATGCCGAAAAGATTTCACATTTGATGAAATCCAATTGGGTCCGCACCATCGAAGACTTGACCGCTTCGAAAGGTATTTAA
- a CDS encoding STAS/SEC14 domain-containing protein, whose protein sequence is MLSFFTSKDEQTFAIEVEGKVTKDDLKKFDNVVFEKFRNDQKFNVYAVIGDIDTPTAGAMFEELAIDAKRWSQYNKLAVVSEKDWLDKVSGALDKLPGVQAKHFPMDQMEAAWDWIKER, encoded by the coding sequence ATGCTATCATTCTTTACCAGTAAAGACGAACAAACCTTTGCTATCGAAGTCGAGGGCAAAGTGACCAAAGACGATTTGAAGAAATTTGACAATGTGGTGTTCGAAAAATTCCGCAACGATCAGAAATTTAATGTGTACGCCGTGATCGGCGATATCGACACGCCTACAGCGGGCGCCATGTTCGAAGAGTTGGCCATCGATGCCAAACGCTGGAGCCAATACAATAAACTCGCGGTCGTCAGTGAAAAAGACTGGCTCGACAAAGTATCGGGCGCACTCGACAAACTGCCTGGCGTGCAAGCCAAACATTTCCCAATGGACCAGATGGAAGCAGCCTGGGATTGGATAAAGGAGAGGTGA
- a CDS encoding STAS/SEC14 domain-containing protein: MLSIVPSKDIETIAIEVEGRASKADIEKLDHVIRDKVSEKGHFNMYAIIYKVEDSTLFDAADSAEIDRHSWSQARKFAVISEKDWTSAASGWQGFADGLETRHFNLDEMNDAWEWMQE; encoded by the coding sequence ATGTTGTCAATTGTACCGAGTAAAGACATCGAAACGATTGCGATTGAAGTGGAAGGGCGTGCCAGCAAAGCCGATATCGAGAAACTGGATCACGTCATCCGCGACAAAGTGAGCGAAAAAGGGCATTTCAATATGTATGCGATTATCTACAAAGTGGAAGATTCAACCTTGTTCGATGCGGCAGACAGTGCGGAAATCGACCGGCATAGCTGGAGCCAAGCGCGCAAGTTCGCGGTTATCAGCGAAAAGGACTGGACCTCGGCAGCGAGCGGCTGGCAAGGCTTCGCGGACGGCCTGGAAACACGCCATTTCAACCTTGACGAAATGAACGATGCATGGGAATGGATGCAAGAATGA